A region from the Leptospirillum ferriphilum ML-04 genome encodes:
- the leuD gene encoding 3-isopropylmalate dehydratase small subunit, with amino-acid sequence MEPFKILEAVAAPIDRANIDTDAIIPKQFLKTIKRTGLGVSLFYDWRYLEDGKTPNPDFVLNQERYKNANILVTRQNFGSGSSREHAPWALLDFGIRSILAPSFADIFYNNCFKNGILPVRLPEDRIDRLFREIPVQNGYRITIDLPSQAVILPDGTRWTFEIDPFRKKCLLEGLDDIGLTLAYKDQIAAYEKRRKEEAPWLFSHPNA; translated from the coding sequence ATGGAACCATTCAAGATCCTCGAGGCCGTCGCGGCCCCGATAGACCGGGCCAACATCGACACAGACGCCATTATCCCCAAACAGTTCCTGAAAACCATCAAGCGGACAGGACTCGGCGTCAGCCTCTTCTACGACTGGCGCTACCTGGAAGACGGAAAAACCCCGAACCCGGATTTCGTGCTGAACCAGGAACGCTACAAGAACGCCAACATTCTGGTCACACGGCAAAATTTCGGTTCCGGAAGCTCCCGGGAACATGCCCCCTGGGCCCTTCTGGATTTTGGCATCCGTTCCATCCTCGCCCCGAGCTTTGCCGACATCTTCTACAACAACTGCTTCAAAAACGGCATTCTTCCCGTCCGACTTCCGGAAGACCGGATCGACCGGCTGTTCCGGGAAATCCCCGTCCAAAACGGCTACCGGATCACGATCGATCTCCCGTCCCAGGCCGTGATTCTTCCGGATGGCACCCGATGGACCTTCGAGATCGATCCGTTCCGCAAAAAATGTCTTTTGGAGGGACTCGACGATATCGGTCTGACGCTCGCCTACAAGGATCAGATTGCTGCCTACGAAAAGCGGCGAAAGGAAGAAGCCCCCTGGCTTTTTTCGCACCCGAACGCATGA
- the leuC gene encoding 3-isopropylmalate dehydratase large subunit codes for MGRTLFEKVWDDHVVTETEGATLLYIDRQLVHEVTSPQAFEGLRLGGRPVRRPDATLAVPDHNVPTTDRSRGIQDPVSALQIETLEENARTFHVPIFSMNDIRQGIVHVIAPEQGFTLPGMTIVCGDSHTSTHGAFGTLAFGIGTSEVEHVLATQTLLQRKPKTFLIRISGDFPPGTTAKDLVLALIGRIGTDGGTGYVLEFAGPAIRKLSMEGRMTVCNMAIEAGARAGMIAPDEVTFEYLQNRPMSPKGALWDRAVRAWKSLSSDPDAVYDRTLDFDLSSLEPQVTWGTNPGMVLPVTGRVPDPAQAPDDVTRTNMKNALEYMGIAPGTPLKNLKIDRVFIGSCTNGRIEDLRQAASVIRGRKVASHVNAMVVPGSGLVRAQAEKEGLDRVFSEAGFEWREPGCSMCLGMNPDQLSPGERCASTSNRNFEGRQGKGGRTHLVSPTMAAAAAIAGHFVDIRSWS; via the coding sequence ATGGGAAGAACATTGTTCGAAAAGGTCTGGGACGATCATGTCGTCACCGAAACGGAAGGGGCGACGCTTTTGTATATCGATCGTCAACTGGTGCATGAGGTCACAAGCCCCCAGGCTTTCGAAGGCCTCCGGCTGGGCGGCCGGCCGGTCCGGCGTCCCGACGCAACGCTCGCGGTTCCGGACCACAACGTCCCCACCACAGACCGTTCCCGGGGGATCCAGGATCCGGTCAGCGCCCTGCAGATCGAGACCCTTGAGGAAAACGCGCGCACCTTCCATGTCCCGATTTTTTCGATGAACGACATCCGCCAGGGCATCGTGCATGTCATCGCCCCGGAACAGGGATTCACGCTTCCCGGGATGACGATTGTCTGCGGAGACAGCCACACCTCGACTCATGGCGCGTTCGGAACCCTGGCGTTCGGCATCGGGACCAGCGAAGTGGAGCACGTTCTGGCAACCCAGACGCTTCTGCAGCGAAAGCCCAAAACCTTTTTGATCCGGATTTCCGGAGACTTCCCTCCCGGAACCACGGCCAAGGATCTTGTCCTGGCCCTGATCGGCCGGATCGGAACCGACGGCGGCACAGGCTACGTTCTCGAATTTGCCGGTCCGGCCATCCGGAAACTGAGCATGGAAGGCCGGATGACGGTCTGCAACATGGCGATCGAAGCCGGAGCCCGGGCCGGGATGATCGCCCCGGACGAGGTGACGTTCGAATACCTCCAGAACCGTCCGATGTCCCCGAAAGGAGCTTTGTGGGACAGAGCCGTCCGCGCCTGGAAATCGCTTTCCTCGGACCCGGACGCCGTCTATGACCGGACGCTGGATTTCGATCTTTCCTCCCTGGAACCGCAAGTTACCTGGGGAACCAACCCCGGAATGGTTTTGCCCGTGACCGGCCGGGTGCCGGATCCGGCCCAGGCCCCGGACGACGTGACCCGGACCAATATGAAAAATGCGCTCGAATACATGGGGATCGCCCCGGGAACCCCGCTCAAAAATCTGAAGATCGACCGGGTGTTCATCGGTTCCTGTACCAACGGCCGGATCGAAGACCTCCGTCAGGCCGCCTCCGTCATCCGGGGCCGGAAAGTGGCGTCCCACGTCAACGCGATGGTGGTGCCCGGCTCGGGGCTGGTGCGGGCCCAGGCCGAAAAGGAGGGACTGGACCGGGTCTTTTCCGAGGCAGGGTTCGAATGGCGGGAACCGGGATGCTCAATGTGTCTCGGAATGAATCCGGATCAGCTTTCACCCGGTGAACGATGCGCATCGACATCGAACCGGAACTTTGAAGGACGCCAGGGAAAAGGCGGACGAACGCACCTGGTCAGTCCCACGATGGCTGCGGCCGCAGCCATTGCAGGCCATTTCGTGGACATCCGTTCCTGGTCCTGA
- the rfbB gene encoding dTDP-glucose 4,6-dehydratase, which yields MERWLVTGGAGFIGSNFILAARREKRAEILNLDRLTYAGNTANLESLESDPGYRLLPGDIADRDLVRKALADFSPAAVFHFAAESHVDRSIEGPAIFLRTNVEGTFSLLEESRRYFDALPSNEKGRFRFLHVSTDEVFGSLSPSDPPFNERTPYAPNSPYAASKAASDHFVRAWFHTYGLPVLTTNCSNNYGPFQFPEKLVPTAILSALKGKDVPVYGDGMNIRDWLFVEDHCQALFRVHERGVPGETYNVGGGNERTNLQMVSALLTLLDKKRPRPDGLSHLERIRFVPDRPGHDRRYAIDGSRLRRELSWTPAHAFDQALEKTVDWYLDNEAWWKALASRHEAGTRQGLIAGGRP from the coding sequence ATGGAACGGTGGCTTGTGACGGGGGGAGCCGGCTTTATCGGCTCAAATTTCATTCTGGCTGCGCGACGGGAAAAGCGCGCGGAAATTCTGAATCTGGACCGTCTGACCTACGCGGGGAACACGGCGAACCTGGAGAGCCTCGAATCGGACCCGGGGTATCGTCTCCTCCCGGGGGATATCGCCGACCGGGACCTTGTCCGAAAGGCCCTGGCCGACTTTTCCCCGGCCGCCGTGTTTCACTTCGCGGCGGAGAGTCATGTGGACCGGTCCATCGAGGGGCCTGCCATTTTTTTGAGGACCAACGTGGAAGGAACCTTTTCCCTCCTCGAAGAGTCGCGCCGCTATTTCGATGCCCTTCCGTCGAACGAAAAAGGACGCTTCCGGTTCCTGCATGTGTCGACGGACGAGGTGTTCGGCTCCCTTTCCCCGTCCGACCCTCCGTTCAACGAAAGGACCCCGTATGCCCCGAATTCGCCCTACGCCGCTTCAAAAGCCGCCAGCGACCACTTTGTCCGGGCATGGTTCCACACCTACGGTCTTCCGGTTCTGACGACCAACTGCTCCAATAACTACGGTCCGTTCCAGTTTCCGGAAAAACTCGTTCCCACCGCGATCCTCTCTGCCCTCAAGGGAAAGGATGTTCCGGTCTACGGCGACGGCATGAATATCCGGGACTGGCTCTTTGTCGAAGACCACTGCCAGGCTCTCTTCCGTGTGCATGAACGGGGGGTGCCCGGAGAGACCTACAACGTCGGAGGGGGAAACGAAAGGACCAATCTTCAGATGGTATCCGCCCTTCTGACGCTTCTGGACAAAAAAAGACCCCGTCCGGACGGTTTGTCCCATCTGGAGAGAATCCGGTTCGTTCCGGACCGTCCGGGACATGACCGGAGATATGCGATCGACGGTTCCCGCCTTCGTCGGGAGCTGTCCTGGACACCTGCCCATGCATTCGACCAGGCGCTGGAAAAAACCGTCGACTGGTATCTCGACAACGAGGCCTGGTGGAAGGCTCTCGCGTCTCGCCACGAGGCGGGGACACGACAAGGCCTGATTGCGGGGGGGCGGCCGTGA
- the rfbA gene encoding glucose-1-phosphate thymidylyltransferase RfbA encodes MRGIVLAGGSGTRLHPLTHVVSKQLMPVYDKPMIYYPLSTLMLAGIREILVISTPQDLPLFRKLLRDGSQIGLSISYAEQPEPAGLAQAFLIGESFIREEPVALILGDNIFFGHGLLESLRRGTNLTKGALIFGYPVRDPERYGVLEFDNEGRVLGIEEKPSKPRSRYAVPGIYFYDGTVSERAASLRPSLRGELEITDLNRSYLSEGLLEVERIGRGIAWLDTGTHESLLQASNFIETIESRQGLKVACLEEVAFRMGYITLEAIEQIGKTMKKNGYGQYLLSIVRETREETGGGGLG; translated from the coding sequence GTGAGGGGGATCGTTCTCGCGGGTGGAAGCGGCACGAGGCTCCACCCTCTTACGCATGTCGTCAGCAAGCAGCTGATGCCCGTCTACGACAAGCCAATGATCTATTACCCCCTTTCCACTTTGATGCTGGCCGGCATCCGGGAGATTCTCGTCATATCGACCCCGCAGGACCTGCCTCTTTTTCGAAAGCTTTTGAGAGACGGAAGCCAGATCGGACTCTCCATTTCTTACGCTGAACAGCCCGAGCCCGCTGGACTGGCCCAGGCGTTTCTGATCGGGGAATCCTTCATCCGGGAAGAGCCGGTGGCGCTGATTCTGGGCGACAACATTTTTTTCGGCCATGGTCTGCTGGAGAGTCTGAGGCGCGGAACGAACCTGACGAAGGGCGCCCTGATCTTCGGTTACCCGGTCCGGGACCCTGAACGCTATGGTGTTCTCGAATTCGACAACGAGGGGAGGGTGCTGGGGATCGAGGAAAAGCCGTCGAAACCCCGTTCCCGCTACGCGGTTCCGGGAATCTACTTCTATGACGGAACGGTGTCCGAAAGAGCCGCCTCCTTGCGTCCTTCCCTGCGCGGGGAACTCGAGATTACCGATCTCAACCGTTCCTATCTGTCCGAAGGATTGCTGGAGGTGGAACGGATCGGCCGGGGGATCGCCTGGCTCGATACCGGGACCCATGAATCCCTCCTCCAGGCATCAAATTTCATCGAAACCATCGAGAGCCGGCAGGGTCTCAAGGTGGCCTGTCTCGAGGAGGTTGCCTTCCGGATGGGGTACATCACTCTCGAAGCCATTGAACAGATCGGGAAAACCATGAAAAAAAACGGGTACGGGCAATATCTCCTGTCGATCGTGCGGGAAACGCGTGAGGAGACGGGAGGGGGAGGTTTGGGGTGA
- the rfbC gene encoding dTDP-4-dehydrorhamnose 3,5-epimerase: protein MKVIETPIRGLLRIRPDVHGDERGFFLESFHAKKFAALGIPHLFVQDNHSRSARGVLRGLHFQKRHPQGKLVRVLSGSLFDVAVDLRHGSPTFGHWFGLTLSAGDPEFLYLPEGMAHGFLALEDRTELFYKCTDFYDPADEGGLRWNDPAIGIAWPETPAVLSPKDAAFPVLAKILPEDLPRV, encoded by the coding sequence GTGAAGGTGATCGAAACGCCGATCCGGGGACTGCTCCGCATCCGTCCGGATGTGCACGGGGACGAAAGGGGATTTTTCCTGGAGAGCTTTCACGCAAAAAAATTTGCGGCTCTGGGAATCCCGCATCTGTTCGTCCAGGACAATCATTCCCGTTCGGCCCGGGGTGTTCTCCGGGGACTGCACTTTCAAAAGCGTCACCCTCAGGGAAAGCTGGTCCGGGTCCTGTCCGGGTCGCTATTCGACGTGGCCGTGGACCTTCGACACGGCTCCCCGACTTTCGGGCACTGGTTCGGTCTGACACTTTCCGCAGGGGACCCCGAGTTCCTGTATCTTCCGGAGGGCATGGCGCACGGATTTCTCGCTCTGGAAGACCGGACGGAACTGTTTTACAAGTGCACCGATTTCTATGATCCGGCGGACGAAGGCGGTCTCCGCTGGAACGACCCCGCCATTGGAATCGCCTGGCCGGAGACCCCTGCCGTTCTCTCCCCGAAGGACGCGGCGTTTCCGGTCCTGGCAAAGATTTTGCCGGAGGATCTGCCGCGTGTGTGA
- a CDS encoding MFS transporter has translation MTDSDSLKKSLSPGSVLAANIVGNVLEWYDFALYGSFATLFARVFFPPGNGYLSLLETFGAFAAGYVSRPVGGLLFGHAGDTRGRKRALIFSILLMSVPTVLVGLLPGYREAGLLSPVLLVLLRILQGLAIGGEFSLVMSFLVETAPFHKRGYHGSWALVGVVAGILLGTLSALSVSMLLGPDRLASWGWRIPFLAGLLLTGAGLYLRRHLPESPAFRPEERDVSPFLAAVRGHGREMAKGFGFLVTNSIAFYTIVIYQPAFLAGLPGSTLERALTVQVLGLIALLFLVPLAGHLSDRIGRKPVTLLSAAGFFLLSPFLYRTFVGGTSEALLTGEAVFLFLLALYIGPLPSILTEIFPSNVRCSALSVTYNVNLALFGGTTPLVVTWLSHHFHDRTAAGDLLSVAALVSFFSILLLDETRFSPLP, from the coding sequence ATGACCGATTCCGATTCGCTGAAGAAATCTCTTTCTCCCGGCAGCGTCCTGGCCGCCAATATCGTCGGCAACGTCCTGGAATGGTATGACTTCGCCCTCTACGGAAGTTTTGCCACCCTGTTCGCCCGGGTGTTCTTTCCTCCGGGAAACGGCTACCTGTCTCTTCTGGAAACGTTCGGAGCCTTTGCGGCCGGATATGTCAGCCGTCCGGTCGGCGGACTCCTCTTCGGTCACGCCGGAGACACCCGCGGACGAAAACGGGCCCTGATATTCTCGATCCTTCTGATGTCGGTTCCCACCGTGCTGGTCGGACTTCTCCCCGGCTACCGGGAAGCCGGCCTTCTCTCGCCCGTCCTCCTGGTTCTCCTCCGGATCCTCCAAGGGCTGGCCATCGGCGGAGAGTTCTCCCTCGTCATGTCCTTTCTGGTGGAAACCGCACCCTTTCATAAGAGAGGATACCACGGCTCGTGGGCCCTGGTCGGCGTCGTCGCCGGGATCCTCCTGGGGACTCTCTCGGCGCTTTCCGTTTCCATGCTCCTCGGACCGGACCGGCTTGCGTCCTGGGGCTGGCGCATCCCGTTTCTGGCCGGACTTCTCCTGACGGGGGCCGGACTTTACCTGCGGCGACATCTCCCTGAATCCCCCGCGTTTCGACCGGAAGAACGGGACGTTTCTCCCTTTCTCGCCGCGGTGAGAGGACATGGCCGGGAGATGGCGAAAGGGTTCGGCTTTCTGGTCACCAACTCGATCGCGTTCTACACGATCGTGATCTACCAGCCGGCGTTTCTGGCGGGACTTCCCGGCAGCACGCTGGAACGGGCCCTGACCGTTCAGGTTCTGGGTCTGATCGCCCTTCTGTTTCTGGTTCCTCTGGCGGGGCATCTGTCGGACCGGATCGGAAGGAAACCCGTCACCCTTCTCTCCGCCGCCGGTTTTTTCCTTTTATCGCCCTTTCTCTACCGGACATTCGTCGGAGGCACGTCGGAAGCTCTCCTCACGGGCGAAGCGGTCTTTCTTTTCCTCCTCGCCCTGTATATCGGCCCCCTGCCAAGCATCCTCACGGAAATTTTTCCGTCGAACGTCCGCTGCTCCGCCCTGTCCGTCACCTACAACGTGAATCTGGCCCTGTTTGGAGGAACGACGCCGCTCGTCGTCACCTGGCTGTCCCATCACTTTCATGACCGGACGGCCGCCGGAGACCTTCTGTCGGTCGCTGCCCTGGTCTCGTTTTTTTCGATCCTCCTTCTGGACGAAACCCGTTTTTCCCCGCTCCCCTGA
- a CDS encoding tetratricopeptide repeat protein codes for MKSWGILFVGAIFLLSVVLPVPGRAMERSDAIRLAKKAERGDAKARKTLLRKAQNGDVWAEIVYGDLLARGKEGKENPSRAIVWYRKAAMAGNPVAETNLGAAYYFGQGVPDDYLQAATWFRKAARQGFPAAENWMGSLRAAGLGVRRDSSRAFSWYRKAARDGETAAMTNLGEAYMEGVGTVRAPEKGVVWLRKAALQGDAEAQAMLGSAYKYGQGVSRNFSKAVGWFRKGARGGDAMAAYGLGVCYARGQGVPADPVRGYAWLTVAQAMSRPGSPTAEIILRERNYLKRRMSPSDISRAEQLAGNRLRRFSGNP; via the coding sequence ATGAAATCCTGGGGAATCCTGTTTGTGGGGGCGATTTTTTTGCTCAGTGTTGTTCTTCCGGTGCCCGGAAGGGCAATGGAACGGTCCGACGCGATCCGGCTTGCAAAAAAAGCCGAAAGGGGAGATGCGAAGGCCAGGAAAACCCTTCTCCGGAAAGCCCAGAACGGCGATGTCTGGGCGGAAATCGTCTACGGGGATCTCCTGGCCAGAGGAAAGGAAGGCAAGGAAAATCCCTCCCGGGCGATCGTCTGGTACCGGAAGGCGGCGATGGCCGGGAATCCTGTGGCCGAAACCAATCTCGGAGCGGCCTACTACTTCGGCCAGGGGGTTCCCGACGACTATCTTCAGGCGGCCACCTGGTTTCGTAAAGCCGCCCGCCAGGGTTTTCCGGCGGCTGAAAACTGGATGGGGTCCCTCCGCGCGGCGGGTCTTGGAGTCCGGAGAGATTCTTCCAGGGCGTTCTCCTGGTACAGAAAAGCGGCCCGGGACGGGGAGACGGCGGCCATGACGAACCTGGGGGAAGCCTATATGGAAGGGGTCGGAACGGTCCGCGCTCCGGAAAAAGGCGTCGTCTGGCTCCGGAAGGCCGCGCTTCAGGGTGATGCCGAGGCCCAGGCCATGCTCGGATCTGCCTACAAGTACGGGCAAGGGGTGTCACGGAACTTTTCAAAGGCGGTCGGCTGGTTCCGGAAGGGAGCGCGGGGAGGTGATGCCATGGCGGCTTATGGACTCGGCGTCTGTTACGCGCGGGGCCAGGGGGTGCCGGCGGATCCTGTCCGCGGATACGCCTGGCTGACGGTCGCCCAGGCCATGTCCCGCCCCGGATCGCCGACCGCGGAGATCATCCTTCGGGAAAGAAACTATCTGAAAAGACGCATGTCCCCGTCGGATATTTCCCGCGCGGAGCAACTCGCGGGAAACCGCCTCCGGCGTTTTTCTGGCAATCCTTAG
- a CDS encoding EAL domain-containing protein, whose product MEDMAALKPEPEKDSSSFDSIGAFARTIFDTFEAGIGIVDAETGRYVFVNARWCKMLGYDPQELSLLSIRDVTHPEDWPKTEACIREAQEGLRETYFVEKRFLRKDKTVFWGFLLVRSFRDPATGNRLLNGIILDFDDKKRIEFQLLNERNITRALSEINALILKRPSPEELYRESCRIAVEFGGFMASWVAVVDPLTLDTYKSGLYIKDPRVQEGIDRVIISVDPEKPNGRGSVGQAYRSGKPVVLNDYLDNPSTLPWREEAEKFGVASASAFPIRKGEEIVALLVILSNRPNFFETESIGLLTRIAEAMSYALDDFERGQDLFLTSLVFDAVPEGIFITDIDGRITRVNEAFCRLSGFSLDELLGRDADTLTAGLEKGILCASIRDAIDQRGTVEGIFELIRKDASSYMVEATITLVEEPGRDSRHVVLLLKDVTAKMERERQIWRLANIDDLTGLLNRTALIERLANEMEKSRRNRGAMALFFLDFDDFKGINDTLGHSAGDFFLKVIGHRLSGSVRPTDIVARLGGDEFVIVVALESDESILAFAQKILDILGAPVSIQAQTVQTSVSVGIATFPRDAESVEDLLRKADIAMYQAKNKGKNTWQFFNGEMEERIRLRFEQEQMLKTGLQEGAFFLHFQPQIDVFRRRLVGVEALARWPVPAGGTIGPASFIPLAEETGTILAFGEWVIQEAFRVIQFWSASGRPRIRVGVNVSSRQFWSPTFWTFLREILSRHAELTRWLTFELTETVLMRDPETAGDQLSWLKDLGIRIAIDDFGTGYSSLSYLSRFPVDEIKVSQEFVMRMAKSPRDLKLVKTIIQMGKSLRLNLVGEGAETEEEVRMLEGLGCHVIQGFALSRPLPQPEMESFWNRYLEEN is encoded by the coding sequence ATGGAAGACATGGCTGCTCTGAAACCGGAGCCTGAAAAGGATTCTTCCTCTTTTGACAGTATCGGCGCTTTTGCCCGGACCATCTTTGACACGTTCGAAGCCGGAATCGGCATTGTCGACGCGGAGACCGGCCGCTATGTGTTCGTCAATGCCCGATGGTGCAAGATGCTCGGGTACGACCCGCAGGAACTGTCCCTTCTGTCGATTCGGGATGTGACCCATCCCGAAGACTGGCCGAAAACCGAGGCCTGCATCCGGGAAGCCCAGGAAGGCCTACGGGAGACCTATTTTGTTGAAAAGCGCTTTCTCCGCAAAGACAAGACCGTTTTCTGGGGGTTTCTCCTCGTCCGGAGTTTCCGGGACCCGGCGACGGGAAACCGGCTTCTGAACGGGATCATCCTGGATTTTGACGACAAAAAGCGGATCGAGTTTCAGCTCCTGAACGAACGCAACATCACGCGGGCCCTGTCGGAAATCAACGCCCTCATTCTGAAGAGACCTTCCCCGGAAGAACTCTATCGGGAGTCTTGCCGGATCGCGGTGGAGTTCGGCGGATTCATGGCCTCCTGGGTGGCGGTGGTCGATCCGCTCACGCTCGATACCTACAAGTCGGGACTCTATATCAAGGATCCCCGCGTCCAGGAAGGGATCGACCGGGTCATCATCTCCGTCGACCCGGAAAAACCCAACGGGCGGGGGTCGGTGGGACAAGCCTACCGGAGCGGCAAACCGGTCGTCCTGAACGACTACCTGGACAACCCCTCCACGCTGCCCTGGCGAGAGGAAGCGGAAAAATTCGGGGTCGCTTCCGCGTCGGCCTTCCCGATCCGGAAAGGCGAGGAGATCGTGGCGCTTCTCGTCATCCTGTCCAACCGGCCCAATTTTTTCGAAACCGAAAGCATCGGACTTTTGACCCGGATCGCGGAAGCCATGTCCTACGCGCTGGACGACTTTGAGCGCGGACAAGATCTCTTCCTGACATCCCTTGTTTTCGATGCTGTTCCGGAAGGGATCTTCATTACCGATATCGACGGCCGGATCACCCGGGTGAACGAGGCATTCTGCCGGTTGTCCGGTTTTTCTCTCGATGAGCTCCTCGGGCGGGATGCCGACACACTGACGGCGGGCCTTGAGAAAGGCATCCTGTGCGCGTCCATCCGCGATGCGATCGACCAGCGGGGGACCGTCGAAGGGATTTTTGAACTGATCCGCAAGGACGCCTCGTCTTACATGGTCGAAGCCACCATCACCCTGGTGGAGGAGCCGGGAAGAGACAGCCGCCATGTGGTTCTGCTCCTGAAGGACGTGACGGCCAAGATGGAACGGGAGCGACAGATCTGGCGCCTGGCAAACATCGATGATCTGACGGGCCTTCTGAACCGCACCGCGCTGATCGAACGGCTGGCTAACGAGATGGAAAAGTCCCGCCGCAACCGGGGAGCGATGGCTCTTTTCTTTCTGGATTTCGATGATTTCAAGGGGATCAACGACACCCTGGGCCACAGTGCGGGCGATTTTTTCCTGAAGGTGATCGGACACCGTCTGTCCGGATCGGTTCGACCCACCGATATCGTGGCCCGTCTGGGAGGAGACGAATTCGTCATCGTGGTCGCGCTGGAGTCGGACGAAAGCATTCTGGCGTTCGCCCAGAAAATCCTGGATATCCTGGGGGCCCCCGTTTCCATCCAGGCCCAGACGGTGCAGACCTCGGTTTCCGTCGGGATTGCGACGTTTCCCCGGGACGCCGAATCCGTCGAAGACCTTCTGCGCAAGGCGGACATCGCCATGTACCAGGCCAAGAACAAGGGAAAAAACACCTGGCAGTTCTTTAACGGGGAGATGGAGGAGCGGATTCGCCTCCGGTTCGAGCAGGAGCAGATGCTCAAGACCGGACTCCAGGAAGGCGCATTTTTTCTGCACTTCCAGCCCCAGATCGACGTGTTCCGGAGGCGTCTGGTCGGGGTCGAAGCTTTGGCCCGCTGGCCCGTTCCCGCGGGGGGAACCATCGGGCCCGCCTCGTTCATTCCCCTGGCCGAAGAAACGGGAACCATCCTCGCGTTCGGAGAATGGGTGATCCAGGAGGCCTTCCGGGTGATCCAGTTTTGGTCGGCGTCCGGAAGGCCCCGGATCCGGGTGGGGGTCAATGTCTCGTCCCGGCAGTTCTGGAGCCCGACCTTCTGGACTTTTCTGAGAGAGATCCTTTCCCGGCATGCCGAACTGACCCGCTGGCTCACGTTCGAACTGACGGAAACCGTCCTCATGCGTGATCCGGAGACGGCCGGGGATCAGCTTTCGTGGCTGAAAGATCTGGGCATCCGCATCGCGATCGACGATTTCGGAACCGGGTATTCCTCGCTCTCCTATCTGTCCCGGTTCCCCGTTGACGAGATCAAGGTGTCCCAGGAGTTCGTCATGCGGATGGCCAAAAGCCCGCGGGACCTGAAGCTCGTCAAGACCATCATCCAGATGGGCAAGAGCCTCCGTCTGAATCTGGTGGGCGAAGGGGCCGAAACGGAGGAGGAGGTGCGCATGCTCGAGGGACTCGGATGCCACGTCATTCAGGGATTCGCCCTCTCCCGTCCTCTTCCGCAGCCGGAAATGGAGTCTTTCTGGAACCGGTATCTGGAAGAAAACTGA
- a CDS encoding SixA phosphatase family protein yields the protein MDLILWRHAEAEDAPPGGSDQDRPLTSKGKAGARDVAAWLSARLPGHYVLLSSPAVRARETARFLRPGPVIDPALSTGTTPSAFLSVTGWPDRPETVVAVGHQPTLGEVAALILTGERFPWVIRKGALWWFRIRPEKGEGPVLRAVLSPEMVSSLP from the coding sequence ATGGATCTGATTCTCTGGCGACATGCGGAAGCGGAAGACGCGCCGCCGGGGGGTTCCGACCAGGACCGGCCGTTGACGTCCAAAGGCAAAGCGGGCGCCCGGGACGTCGCCGCCTGGCTCTCGGCGAGACTTCCCGGGCACTATGTCCTCTTGTCGAGCCCTGCCGTCCGGGCCCGGGAGACCGCGCGTTTCCTCCGTCCCGGTCCCGTGATCGATCCGGCCCTGTCGACCGGTACGACCCCGTCGGCCTTTTTGTCCGTCACCGGATGGCCAGACCGGCCTGAAACCGTCGTGGCGGTTGGCCATCAGCCGACGCTGGGCGAAGTCGCAGCGCTGATTCTGACCGGCGAACGGTTTCCCTGGGTGATCCGGAAAGGGGCCCTCTGGTGGTTCCGGATCCGCCCGGAAAAAGGGGAGGGCCCCGTTCTCCGGGCGGTCCTCTCTCCCGAGATGGTGTCGTCCCTCCCCTGA